The following proteins come from a genomic window of Edaphobacter sp. 4G125:
- a CDS encoding PIN domain-containing protein, translating into MRIIISDTSCLIDLRKAALLAGFLRLPFEILIPNTLFEEELLSFTAREKKVLFEAGLKVVDLPGPQVSRARDVIRARPRLSIHDGFAFALAETHSGCILLTGDLELRSLAESSRIEVHGVLWVCDQLFEGKLSSAAQLHKALSQLAADPAVRLPKKELAGYIRRYQTLK; encoded by the coding sequence ATGCGGATCATCATCAGTGACACCAGCTGCCTCATTGATCTGCGCAAGGCCGCTCTGCTGGCGGGCTTTCTCCGCCTGCCGTTCGAGATTCTCATCCCCAACACTCTATTCGAAGAAGAGCTTCTAAGCTTCACCGCAAGAGAGAAGAAAGTTCTGTTTGAGGCGGGCCTGAAAGTAGTGGACCTGCCGGGACCGCAGGTCTCTCGGGCGCGCGATGTCATTCGTGCTCGGCCACGCCTCAGCATTCACGATGGATTCGCGTTTGCTCTCGCCGAGACACACTCCGGCTGTATCTTGCTCACTGGAGATTTAGAGCTTCGGTCGCTGGCGGAGAGCAGCCGTATCGAAGTGCACGGCGTGCTCTGGGTCTGTGATCAACTCTTCGAAGGCAAGCTCTCTTCGGCGGCACAGCTCCACAAGGCACTCTCACAACTTGCGGCAGACCCGGCAGTCCGGCTGCCGAAAAAAGAGCTGGCTGGATATATTCGACGCTATCAGACGCTTAAGTGA
- a CDS encoding PIN domain-containing protein translates to MDRLIRSDILPHVVELTEAMPALAALWPRVLQMRLVFDANRVHAELRWRLTRRKNPSDRSAIHEAIVAGVVVLFAPEQLKSEIAKYLEDIAEDTGVSVADVQREWELFQKHLCFYEPKSRPSSAESYADVDDFPYLATLREVDTQAVYTSDRHLAAMHAPVVSAFIDTHLRDYARASSVQIVLQLGSSFSVIVSWEFLCAAYRLFTRSIQALKRLPPAAQVVLAGVTAAAVLNPKSREKLIAGWNSLFHSEAAALVWKAINHLVLTADAAKRDVDNHYSHLHTVVPAQQRRPLLHHIRAVCVAAGSGINLDELERRVRRGGYESRSKTSRQYLCRILRSDESFIELAPGLWSLRTTSGSPN, encoded by the coding sequence ATGGACCGACTCATTCGGTCCGACATTTTGCCGCACGTCGTCGAGCTTACAGAGGCAATGCCCGCGCTCGCGGCACTGTGGCCTCGGGTTCTTCAGATGCGACTTGTCTTCGACGCGAACCGTGTTCACGCCGAACTGCGCTGGCGCCTGACGCGGCGAAAGAACCCCTCGGATCGCAGCGCCATCCATGAAGCAATCGTTGCGGGTGTGGTGGTCCTTTTTGCGCCGGAACAACTGAAAAGCGAAATAGCAAAATACCTCGAAGACATTGCGGAAGACACCGGTGTCTCGGTCGCGGATGTGCAGCGGGAATGGGAACTCTTCCAGAAGCACCTCTGTTTCTATGAACCGAAGAGTCGGCCTTCCTCCGCTGAATCGTATGCGGATGTCGATGACTTCCCGTACCTCGCGACTTTGCGCGAGGTGGACACGCAGGCTGTCTACACCTCGGACCGTCATCTGGCCGCGATGCACGCTCCGGTTGTCTCCGCTTTTATCGACACCCACCTGCGCGACTACGCCCGCGCAAGCAGCGTTCAGATTGTGCTGCAACTAGGCTCATCATTTTCCGTGATCGTGAGCTGGGAGTTTCTCTGCGCTGCCTACCGCCTGTTTACCCGTTCTATCCAGGCACTGAAACGGCTCCCGCCTGCAGCACAAGTGGTCCTGGCAGGAGTCACCGCCGCTGCTGTCCTTAACCCGAAGAGCCGGGAAAAGCTCATTGCCGGCTGGAACTCGCTCTTTCATTCCGAGGCCGCCGCTCTCGTTTGGAAGGCGATCAACCATCTCGTGCTGACGGCGGACGCGGCGAAGCGAGACGTCGACAATCACTATTCGCATCTGCATACGGTCGTTCCGGCACAGCAACGGCGGCCTTTGCTCCATCACATCCGTGCGGTCTGCGTTGCGGCCGGTTCGGGAATAAACCTTGATGAGTTGGAGCGTCGCGTCCGGCGGGGTGGATATGAAAGCCGGTCGAAGACATCTCGGCAGTACCTTTGCCGAATTCTTCGAAGTGATGAATCGTTCATCGAACTAGCGCCTGGGCTGTGGTCGCTTCGCACCACATCGGGCTCGCCGAATTGA
- a CDS encoding DEAD/DEAH box helicase family protein: MATDLTTEDSKTLRESSSAAATGGKGYTFADKVAAGFLVQMLARAFPLEATLGFIAELHFETKESGRNLDDLHLVLQNSAGVARWSVSIKSNRQLSGNGFNNTLVGDLWADWRGERGASFDPSSDVFGLITGTVADGPLHDWEELRQEAADPTPVRFLQRIDGEKQISAAKKKIFSSLYPTVSPNQAQREATVRLAARLHVLRFDKNLEEGRYINQCALLVSSGSVEEGTKLWNALCQLAADNRGTGGYFDLQKLLQRLRGTFDLVEYPDFRADWARLDAISGDNLANVRSVLGSGIHFDRTSELAAISESIGEHRITFVAGESGSGKSSLIAQLAREPGRFGHTLWLTPAQLSKTSQTEIATSNGLRHTLLELVRSSSRSSSLLVIDALEKFEGEARSRVIELLRTVSERGFAGWKVVISGHLQSWEKAQGLLREAGVTDFVKTDLELPSIAAIRSAVQKVPGINLLLFRQELQQILRNLMVLDWVLRTNVVQSLSNEPGGRIGETGLINLIWEHWIGKDRRLQRDRLLRELGEHEGEKLSGAVSVDAIQDVQLLDLLETLSNEDLVRITLPTVRFTHDLMGDWARFRALSNLDGNSIARIRTVVQSPRWNRAIRLYAQSLLEGKADLADWNKALADLDALDAESKVTKDLFLEALIFATDAIPLLEAAWTNLIADKGKLLNRLMDRLLFVASFPDPRLRSFVSEENAQASESWFRIPMPLHWIPALFIFSAHAEDVATLALKKGAEVCTLYLRNMPAEMPGRKEAAHLAFALARELQDQVAAWPYSGRDSKVVYEAMLFGAAEDPDSVAQVALEIAGRRAEPDHAVNRRDRAEEEAAAREARWREEHPEEYEQRRISVASLPGGSYFPSRRRSPLPDGPQRRIPEGFRSAVMDWSALTSLMLLRPDAAKEILLAVCLEDPGHRDQEGPIRSFGLEHWLNGYPPIYFKGPFYTFLQQSPQAALETIVKLSNIVTEQGLRAERVDPLNADDRERCALKFTVKGRTVYWFGNGQIYYLHRGGRLNDDVLVCALMALEKWLYDELSAGREIDNYVQYIFENATSLAFAGILVSVGLYHPALFHGCLRPLLGNMHIYECQSHAALNESSEPWRISFAGRPQQEIQLAIQWNRMPHRCVLLRDLVPRLLVENTETQTYLKECAAEWEATVKPTTDDDKESFTLFLARFKPETYVLTPRPDNMIEIRPTLPDEVEQKRQESQAEAEFRLLSHGMALQARQILNTGESLTADKLPEFFQQLQRIHQPEYPDSSEDEMRIRLQSIAGGLAVLFIYHRAWLSVNEGMQQWCFDALRNLQDAPTEEHEGPESGNMGICVETFLGELGVFLLQERQDEWVKRLAFEGVTGFYYRSTRLSMGRAYLCREGLGEIFDELISVVLLWSALRRGATRKTGRYTQRPVLPGYKSALCARFLDGRLKRRPVTVAMATRLGANLVERVERLDPSEIARRQWEKQRKAFDKKDRDRDASREMAQVDYEVIVAGFCFLSLELTSGEQTDRSRATGYIRQLFDLEMTTLPILEGEDEGREVGGTPYEFDRWILGLAAELLATVTSQDQARAIYEPVLRRGPAAHYWTRDFLQSWMTSALPRMSDHKLFAEIWQGMVDYTFSLPLWVGRRPGIWFHAEDLSVDLMGLRTDAVKVFGRKEYADLTRVMAPTFKGWGDQWLKFGRVAAWFANYLATESGRSLLPQGIQQLSEVVGFFSERDWEEGGLPLTLTSALAAGWRYASSEITADAALREAYLRILMELCSRSVAEAIHLRDRISHIIPMG, translated from the coding sequence ATGGCAACAGATCTCACCACCGAGGATAGCAAGACGTTGAGGGAAAGCTCATCAGCTGCCGCGACTGGCGGCAAAGGCTATACCTTTGCTGATAAGGTGGCCGCAGGTTTCCTCGTGCAGATGCTTGCCCGTGCTTTCCCGCTCGAAGCGACGCTGGGGTTTATCGCCGAGCTTCATTTCGAAACGAAGGAGTCCGGCAGGAACCTAGACGACCTTCACCTGGTCCTTCAGAACAGCGCCGGTGTTGCCCGCTGGTCCGTCTCCATCAAAAGCAATCGGCAGCTTTCGGGGAATGGGTTCAACAATACGCTGGTGGGTGATCTCTGGGCGGATTGGAGAGGGGAACGAGGCGCCAGCTTCGACCCAAGCTCTGACGTATTCGGGCTGATCACGGGCACGGTTGCTGATGGACCACTGCATGATTGGGAGGAACTGCGGCAGGAGGCAGCAGACCCGACGCCAGTGCGATTCCTGCAACGGATCGATGGTGAGAAGCAGATCTCCGCAGCAAAGAAGAAGATATTTTCCAGTCTTTACCCGACCGTAAGCCCCAACCAGGCACAGCGCGAGGCCACCGTGCGTCTGGCGGCACGGCTGCACGTGCTGCGCTTCGATAAAAACCTGGAAGAGGGGCGTTATATCAATCAGTGCGCCTTGTTAGTTTCTTCGGGCAGTGTCGAAGAGGGCACAAAGCTATGGAATGCGCTCTGTCAGCTTGCGGCGGACAATCGCGGCACCGGCGGATATTTTGATCTGCAAAAACTGTTGCAACGTCTTCGCGGCACCTTTGACCTGGTTGAGTACCCCGACTTCAGGGCGGACTGGGCGCGACTGGACGCGATCAGCGGAGACAATCTAGCGAACGTGAGGTCGGTCCTTGGTTCGGGCATTCATTTCGATCGAACTTCCGAACTTGCCGCTATCTCAGAGAGCATCGGCGAACACAGGATCACCTTCGTGGCCGGCGAGTCCGGCTCCGGCAAGTCTTCCCTCATCGCGCAGCTTGCACGCGAACCTGGCAGGTTCGGCCACACTCTCTGGCTGACGCCAGCCCAACTGTCGAAGACGAGCCAGACCGAGATCGCAACGAGCAATGGCCTGCGGCACACGCTGCTCGAGTTGGTCCGCTCCTCCTCTCGGAGTTCCTCGCTTCTGGTGATTGATGCGTTGGAGAAGTTCGAAGGTGAAGCCCGGTCGCGGGTCATTGAGCTGCTCCGCACAGTTTCTGAGAGAGGCTTTGCCGGATGGAAGGTCGTCATCTCCGGGCATCTTCAATCATGGGAGAAAGCGCAGGGTCTCCTCCGAGAAGCCGGTGTCACTGACTTCGTCAAGACCGATCTTGAACTGCCAAGCATCGCGGCGATCCGGAGTGCGGTTCAAAAGGTTCCGGGAATCAATTTGCTGCTGTTTCGTCAGGAACTGCAGCAAATCCTACGCAATCTCATGGTGCTGGATTGGGTCTTGCGGACCAACGTAGTCCAGAGCTTGTCGAACGAACCCGGAGGGCGGATCGGAGAGACCGGTCTGATCAACCTGATCTGGGAGCACTGGATTGGGAAGGATCGAAGGCTCCAACGCGACAGACTCCTTCGCGAGCTGGGCGAGCACGAAGGGGAAAAGCTGAGCGGCGCGGTGAGCGTCGATGCCATCCAAGACGTCCAGCTCCTCGACCTGCTTGAGACTTTGTCGAATGAGGACCTCGTCAGGATTACCCTGCCGACGGTGCGGTTCACCCACGACCTCATGGGTGATTGGGCACGGTTCCGCGCCCTGTCCAATCTTGACGGGAATTCGATCGCAAGAATCCGGACGGTCGTCCAAAGCCCTCGTTGGAATCGTGCCATACGGCTCTATGCTCAATCCCTACTTGAGGGGAAGGCGGACCTCGCCGACTGGAATAAGGCCCTAGCTGACCTCGATGCGCTGGATGCGGAATCGAAGGTGACAAAGGACCTCTTCCTGGAGGCGCTGATCTTCGCGACCGACGCGATACCGTTGTTGGAGGCAGCTTGGACGAATCTCATAGCCGATAAGGGGAAGCTCCTTAATCGGCTGATGGATCGGCTACTCTTTGTGGCCTCGTTCCCGGACCCACGGCTTCGTTCCTTCGTATCCGAGGAGAATGCTCAGGCATCGGAATCCTGGTTCCGCATTCCCATGCCGCTCCATTGGATTCCCGCTCTTTTCATTTTCTCGGCACACGCGGAAGATGTCGCGACGCTTGCCCTGAAAAAAGGGGCTGAGGTCTGTACGCTCTACTTGCGGAACATGCCGGCAGAGATGCCTGGTAGAAAGGAAGCGGCACATCTTGCGTTTGCTCTGGCTCGCGAACTTCAAGATCAAGTAGCGGCGTGGCCTTATTCCGGACGGGACAGCAAGGTCGTTTACGAGGCGATGCTGTTTGGAGCCGCTGAGGATCCTGACAGCGTAGCCCAGGTGGCCCTCGAAATTGCAGGTCGCAGGGCGGAGCCGGATCACGCAGTAAATCGCCGCGACCGCGCGGAAGAAGAGGCGGCAGCGCGCGAAGCGCGTTGGAGAGAGGAGCATCCGGAAGAGTACGAACAGCGCAGGATCTCTGTGGCATCCCTGCCGGGGGGCAGTTACTTCCCGAGTCGCAGACGATCGCCACTGCCCGATGGGCCGCAACGACGCATTCCCGAGGGTTTCCGCAGCGCGGTTATGGATTGGAGCGCCCTGACGTCTCTGATGCTACTCCGGCCGGATGCAGCGAAGGAGATTCTCCTGGCCGTCTGTCTAGAGGACCCAGGACACCGTGACCAAGAAGGGCCGATTCGCTCTTTTGGTCTTGAACATTGGCTGAACGGCTATCCCCCTATCTACTTCAAGGGTCCTTTCTACACCTTTCTTCAGCAATCGCCTCAGGCCGCTCTGGAGACGATCGTGAAGCTCTCGAATATTGTCACGGAACAAGGGCTGAGAGCCGAGCGAGTCGACCCGCTCAACGCCGACGATCGCGAGCGCTGCGCCCTCAAATTCACGGTCAAGGGGCGGACCGTCTATTGGTTCGGCAACGGACAAATCTACTATCTCCATCGGGGCGGGCGTCTCAATGATGATGTCCTTGTCTGCGCCCTTATGGCGCTTGAGAAGTGGTTGTACGACGAGCTGAGTGCCGGCCGGGAGATCGACAACTACGTTCAGTACATCTTCGAGAACGCCACATCCCTTGCTTTCGCGGGGATTCTGGTATCGGTCGGCTTGTATCACCCTGCGTTGTTTCACGGTTGCCTACGGCCACTTTTAGGAAACATGCACATCTATGAATGCCAGAGCCACGCGGCGTTGAATGAGAGCTCCGAACCGTGGAGGATTTCCTTTGCCGGGCGGCCGCAACAAGAGATCCAGCTCGCTATTCAGTGGAACCGGATGCCGCACCGCTGCGTCCTTCTTCGTGATCTGGTGCCAAGACTCCTTGTTGAGAACACTGAAACGCAGACGTATCTCAAGGAATGCGCGGCAGAGTGGGAAGCAACTGTGAAGCCGACGACCGACGACGACAAGGAGAGTTTCACGTTGTTCCTTGCCCGATTCAAGCCCGAAACCTATGTGCTGACACCGCGACCGGACAACATGATCGAGATCAGGCCGACTCTGCCAGACGAGGTTGAGCAGAAGAGGCAGGAGTCGCAGGCAGAGGCTGAGTTCCGCTTGTTATCGCACGGCATGGCGCTGCAGGCCCGCCAGATCCTCAACACCGGGGAAAGCCTGACCGCAGACAAGCTACCAGAGTTCTTTCAGCAGCTCCAGAGGATACATCAACCCGAGTATCCGGATTCTAGTGAGGACGAAATGCGGATTCGCCTTCAATCGATTGCTGGCGGACTCGCAGTGCTTTTCATCTACCACCGAGCGTGGTTGTCGGTCAACGAGGGCATGCAACAGTGGTGCTTCGATGCGTTGAGGAATCTGCAGGACGCCCCTACCGAAGAGCATGAGGGGCCCGAGTCCGGCAATATGGGGATCTGCGTCGAAACCTTTCTCGGCGAACTTGGCGTCTTCCTCCTGCAGGAACGACAGGACGAGTGGGTCAAGCGGTTGGCGTTTGAAGGAGTGACAGGCTTTTATTACCGCTCAACACGTTTGTCGATGGGGAGAGCATACCTTTGCCGAGAAGGACTCGGCGAGATCTTTGATGAACTGATCTCCGTCGTTCTGCTATGGTCTGCTCTCAGGCGCGGCGCAACGCGGAAAACAGGGCGATACACCCAACGGCCGGTTCTTCCTGGCTATAAGTCGGCTCTCTGTGCACGTTTCCTCGACGGCAGACTCAAGCGGCGTCCGGTCACGGTCGCGATGGCTACTCGTCTCGGGGCAAACCTCGTTGAACGCGTCGAGCGGCTTGACCCCTCAGAGATCGCCAGGAGGCAGTGGGAGAAGCAACGCAAAGCCTTCGACAAGAAGGATCGGGACCGCGATGCAAGCCGCGAAATGGCGCAGGTCGATTATGAGGTGATCGTCGCCGGATTTTGCTTCCTTTCACTCGAATTGACTTCCGGTGAGCAGACCGACCGGAGTCGCGCCACGGGATATATCCGGCAACTCTTCGATCTTGAGATGACGACTCTCCCCATTCTCGAGGGAGAAGACGAAGGGAGAGAGGTCGGCGGCACACCCTATGAGTTTGATCGCTGGATACTCGGTTTGGCAGCCGAACTGCTCGCCACTGTCACCTCGCAGGACCAGGCGCGGGCGATTTATGAACCAGTGTTGCGCCGCGGACCTGCTGCCCACTATTGGACGCGCGATTTTCTTCAATCCTGGATGACCAGCGCACTCCCGCGGATGTCTGACCATAAGCTCTTTGCCGAGATCTGGCAGGGTATGGTGGACTACACGTTTTCGCTTCCGCTATGGGTGGGAAGAAGGCCCGGCATTTGGTTCCATGCCGAGGACCTGTCCGTCGATCTCATGGGCTTGCGCACCGACGCGGTGAAGGTCTTCGGTCGTAAAGAATATGCCGACCTTACAAGGGTAATGGCGCCGACGTTCAAAGGGTGGGGCGATCAGTGGTTGAAGTTCGGTCGCGTCGCGGCATGGTTTGCCAATTATCTCGCCACAGAGTCTGGAAGGTCTCTTCTTCCCCAAGGTATCCAGCAGCTTAGCGAGGTTGTGGGTTTCTTTAGTGAACGTGATTGGGAGGAAGGAGGGCTGCCGCTGACTCTTACGTCTGCCTTGGCTGCGGGCTGGCGGTACGCCTCCAGTGAGATTACAGCAGATGCGGCCCTAAGAGAGGCTTACCTTCGCATCCTGATGGAGCTCTGTTCCCGCTCTGTCGCAGAAGCGATCCATCTGAGGGACCGCATCTCGCACATCATTCCGATGGGCTAA
- a CDS encoding phage exclusion protein Lit family protein, which yields MNSVKSPSLESFEKIVAAVLARVPDGSTPTFSLLPEIWAAPQAIAPEKLNLLLPLLREVKLYPQTCDFRFSTSGDYLHISDGALNLIWCSSYTSWFIYQAYSRAQKNGRDVVRFDDDTKTEEAINLYQWAIRSVRNKTYTPWPEGAPRPTRTPVHGSELHLANEVFLTCTAWMLLHELGHLERNHPFLTSSRSLDEEHEADFFATDHVLGGVTNEDVRFKRSVGIVVANAILLVLELMNGPVTSQTHPPIEERISRNLRGPQLESDNKIHAFATALLQFHLGVVGIFPQLDERALFGEFVDDFCLAVNRWRRSA from the coding sequence TTGAACTCCGTAAAATCTCCGTCTCTCGAATCGTTTGAAAAAATCGTAGCAGCTGTGCTGGCGCGCGTACCTGATGGAAGCACGCCGACATTTTCCCTCCTTCCGGAGATTTGGGCCGCTCCACAGGCGATTGCCCCGGAGAAGCTGAACTTGTTGCTTCCGCTACTGCGTGAAGTAAAGCTCTATCCGCAAACATGCGACTTCAGGTTTTCCACCTCGGGCGATTATCTCCATATCTCCGATGGGGCTCTCAACCTGATCTGGTGCTCAAGCTATACTTCGTGGTTCATCTATCAGGCTTACAGTAGAGCTCAGAAAAATGGGAGAGATGTTGTGCGCTTTGACGACGACACAAAGACGGAGGAAGCAATCAATCTTTATCAATGGGCGATTCGTAGCGTGCGCAACAAGACATACACTCCGTGGCCGGAGGGCGCGCCACGGCCGACGAGAACACCTGTGCATGGGAGTGAACTGCATCTGGCCAACGAGGTATTTCTGACGTGCACAGCGTGGATGCTGCTGCACGAGCTAGGACATCTTGAACGAAATCATCCGTTCCTGACATCTTCCCGTTCCCTGGATGAAGAGCATGAAGCTGATTTCTTCGCCACGGATCATGTCCTCGGCGGGGTCACGAATGAGGATGTGCGATTCAAGCGGAGCGTCGGGATCGTTGTGGCGAATGCCATCCTACTTGTGCTCGAACTGATGAATGGCCCGGTCACTTCTCAGACACATCCACCTATCGAGGAGCGTATCAGCCGAAATCTTCGCGGACCCCAACTTGAATCCGACAATAAGATTCATGCGTTCGCAACTGCGCTGCTTCAGTTTCACCTCGGCGTAGTCGGGATCTTCCCGCAGTTGGATGAGCGCGCCCTGTTCGGAGAGTTCGTAGACGATTTCTGCCTAGCGGTCAACCGGTGGAGGAGATCTGCCTGA
- a CDS encoding helix-turn-helix domain-containing protein: protein MIADRILLARRKAGFSLRDLAAKMDNRVTAQAIGKYERGEDIPSSGVLIALAKALEVSVTYLMDTQGLVLSGVEFRTKANTTSADRATVETEVLEWIERYLQIEHILDLDSAEWKPPFATLKKLQRIEDSEGLAREVRSKWMLGTDPIPNMTELLEEKGLKVLIVDLPDRVSGFTCIVAREEGSPGLPVIVVNRQFSLERRRLTLAHELAHRVIDPTSLPDKEEEKAANLFAGAFLMPQEHLLREVGKQRNALGYKELIALKRLYRVSGAALLMRLKQIGVINESILTYAFQTIARGWRTHEPEELEEEKIRGERERPRRFERLCYRALAENFVSLSKAAELLRIPLPKVEAGLKGPQIDHADHHQ, encoded by the coding sequence ATGATTGCTGACCGCATCCTGCTCGCCCGCCGCAAGGCAGGCTTCTCGCTACGGGATCTGGCCGCTAAGATGGACAACCGGGTCACCGCGCAGGCCATCGGCAAGTATGAACGGGGAGAGGACATTCCCAGCTCCGGTGTCCTAATCGCGCTAGCTAAAGCCCTCGAAGTATCCGTCACTTACCTCATGGATACCCAAGGACTTGTGCTCTCCGGCGTCGAGTTTCGCACTAAGGCCAATACCACCTCGGCTGATCGCGCGACCGTTGAGACCGAAGTCCTCGAATGGATCGAGCGCTACCTCCAGATCGAGCATATTCTCGACCTCGACAGCGCAGAGTGGAAGCCGCCCTTCGCGACCCTCAAAAAACTTCAGCGAATCGAAGACTCCGAAGGCCTCGCCCGCGAGGTCCGGTCGAAGTGGATGCTCGGCACCGACCCGATCCCCAATATGACCGAGTTGCTCGAAGAGAAGGGGCTCAAGGTCCTCATCGTCGATCTGCCCGATCGTGTCTCCGGATTCACCTGCATCGTAGCGAGAGAGGAAGGCTCTCCCGGTCTGCCGGTCATCGTCGTAAACCGGCAGTTCTCGCTCGAACGCCGACGGCTGACCTTGGCCCACGAGCTCGCCCACCGCGTCATCGACCCAACCAGCCTTCCCGACAAAGAAGAAGAGAAGGCCGCCAACCTTTTTGCCGGTGCCTTTCTGATGCCACAAGAGCACCTGCTGCGCGAGGTGGGCAAGCAGCGCAACGCTCTGGGCTACAAGGAACTCATCGCGCTAAAACGGCTCTACCGCGTTAGCGGAGCAGCATTGCTCATGCGCCTCAAACAGATAGGCGTAATCAACGAGTCCATTCTGACCTACGCTTTCCAGACGATCGCACGCGGCTGGCGAACTCACGAGCCCGAGGAGCTTGAGGAAGAGAAGATCCGCGGCGAGCGGGAGCGCCCCAGGCGCTTTGAACGCCTCTGTTATCGCGCACTTGCCGAGAACTTCGTGTCGCTGAGTAAGGCGGCCGAACTGCTGAGAATCCCCCTACCGAAGGTCGAGGCCGGCCTGAAAGGACCGCAGATCGACCATGCGGATCATCATCAGTGA